A genomic region of Desulfovibrio aminophilus contains the following coding sequences:
- a CDS encoding ABC transporter permease, which produces MSGSAPALGRFAGRTGIVAGTFGVLLGIWCAAAYSGAVKDLFLPKPHAVLWAFVEMQREGILWQYVWDSTYRVMVGWALAAAVSIPLGVLVATSRRAGLVLGPLMEFARYLPVVALVPLTLLYFGIGDGQKFAVIFLGTFFQLVLMVADSVAAVPRDLCRAAATLGASRTQTYALVLLPGALPGIMDDLRITVGWAWTYLVVAELVAANSGLGYMILKSQRFLAIDRIFAGLMAIGLLGLATDFAFKRLTRLAVPWSEKAGGR; this is translated from the coding sequence ATGAGCGGAAGCGCCCCGGCCCTGGGGCGGTTCGCCGGGCGCACCGGCATCGTGGCGGGGACCTTCGGGGTCCTGCTGGGAATCTGGTGCGCCGCAGCCTACTCCGGGGCGGTCAAGGACCTCTTCCTGCCCAAGCCGCACGCCGTGCTCTGGGCCTTCGTGGAGATGCAGCGCGAGGGCATCCTCTGGCAGTACGTCTGGGACAGCACCTACCGGGTCATGGTCGGCTGGGCCCTGGCGGCCGCCGTGTCCATTCCCCTGGGCGTGCTGGTGGCCACCTCGCGCCGGGCCGGGCTGGTCCTGGGCCCGCTCATGGAGTTCGCCCGCTACCTGCCGGTGGTGGCCCTGGTGCCCCTGACCCTGCTCTACTTCGGCATCGGCGACGGCCAGAAGTTCGCGGTCATCTTCCTGGGCACCTTCTTCCAGCTCGTGCTCATGGTGGCCGACTCCGTGGCCGCCGTGCCCCGGGACCTCTGCCGCGCCGCCGCCACCCTGGGCGCGAGCCGGACCCAGACCTACGCCCTGGTGCTCCTGCCCGGGGCCCTGCCCGGCATCATGGACGACCTGCGCATCACCGTGGGCTGGGCCTGGACCTACCTCGTGGTGGCCGAACTGGTGGCCGCCAACTCCGGCCTGGGCTACATGATCCTCAAGTCCCAACGCTTCCTGGCCATCGACCGGATCTTCGCCGGGCTCATGGCCATCGGCCTGCTCGGCCTGGCAACGGACTTCGCCTTCAAGCGGCTCACCCGGCTGGCGGTGCCCTGGAGCGAAAAGGCGGGCGGCAGATGA
- a CDS encoding ABC transporter substrate-binding protein, with product MKRAAHALIVLALACLWAAPALAEASLKIAHATWVGYGPLYIAKEQGIFQNNGLNVELTVIEDESQYAAAMASGSIDGVGNVLDREVIHYAKGTPEMVVCAMDESAGGDGIVASGAIKTLADLKGKTVGLDKSTTSYFFFLTALKKAGVAENALTIQEMAASDAGAAFVAERLDAAVTWEPWLTKASERKGGHVLVTSRDFPRTIVDVLVLRKEAVEKNPGADAALAKSWNEAVAWYKANPDAGNALMAKAMGLKTEEMADMAKGVRFFGKTENLDFFDRRKPGNIFEVAARAGAFWQAKGIISKTLDVDGLISDKAVTEAAK from the coding sequence ATGAAACGCGCGGCGCACGCCCTGATCGTCCTGGCCCTGGCCTGTCTCTGGGCCGCCCCCGCCCTGGCGGAGGCGTCCCTGAAGATCGCCCACGCCACCTGGGTGGGCTACGGCCCCCTGTACATCGCCAAGGAGCAGGGCATCTTCCAGAACAACGGCCTGAACGTGGAGCTGACCGTCATCGAGGACGAGTCGCAGTACGCGGCGGCCATGGCCTCGGGCTCCATCGACGGCGTGGGCAACGTGCTCGACCGCGAGGTCATCCACTACGCCAAGGGCACGCCCGAGATGGTGGTCTGCGCCATGGACGAGTCCGCGGGCGGCGACGGCATCGTGGCCTCCGGCGCGATCAAGACCCTGGCCGACCTCAAGGGCAAGACCGTGGGTCTGGACAAGTCCACCACCTCCTATTTCTTCTTCCTCACCGCGCTGAAAAAGGCGGGCGTGGCCGAAAACGCCCTGACCATCCAGGAGATGGCCGCCAGCGACGCGGGCGCGGCCTTCGTGGCCGAGCGCCTGGACGCGGCCGTGACCTGGGAGCCCTGGCTGACCAAGGCCTCGGAGCGCAAGGGCGGCCACGTGCTGGTCACGAGCAGGGACTTCCCCCGGACCATCGTGGACGTGCTCGTGCTGCGCAAGGAGGCGGTCGAAAAGAATCCCGGCGCCGACGCGGCCCTGGCCAAGTCCTGGAACGAGGCCGTGGCCTGGTACAAGGCCAACCCGGACGCGGGCAACGCCCTCATGGCCAAGGCCATGGGCCTCAAGACCGAGGAGATGGCCGACATGGCCAAGGGCGTGCGCTTCTTCGGCAAGACCGAGAACCTGGACTTCTTCGACCGCAGGAAGCCCGGGAACATCTTCGAGGTGGCGGCCCGCGCCGGAGCCTTCTGGCAGGCTAAGGGCATCATCTCCAAGACCCTGGACGTGGACGGGCTCATCTCGGACAAGGCCGTGACCGAGGCCGCCAAGTAG
- a CDS encoding tRNA-binding protein, which produces MEQIAFEDFLKVDVRVGLVLRAEEFPKARRPAYRLWIDFGPELGVKKSSAQITDLYQLEDLAGRLVLAVVNFPPRQVADFMSEVLVLGVKDAQGRVVLAEPERDAPLGGRLH; this is translated from the coding sequence ATGGAACAGATCGCATTCGAGGACTTTCTCAAGGTGGACGTGCGCGTGGGCCTGGTCCTGCGCGCCGAGGAATTTCCCAAGGCCCGCAGGCCCGCCTACCGCCTGTGGATCGACTTCGGCCCGGAGCTGGGCGTGAAGAAGTCCAGCGCCCAGATCACGGACCTCTACCAGCTGGAGGACCTGGCGGGCAGGCTCGTGCTGGCCGTGGTCAACTTCCCCCCGCGCCAGGTGGCGGACTTCATGAGCGAAGTCCTCGTGCTGGGGGTGAAGGACGCCCAGGGCCGGGTGGTCCTGGCGGAGCCGGAACGCGACGCCCCTCTCGGCGGCCGCCTGCACTGA
- a CDS encoding alpha/beta fold hydrolase, with translation MRLLLVPLAFILLVVGLTYALFLLENLRSGHLARMRRQPGGALRPLLRGVSAALAEQILLVGSYPLGWLPPRERRAGGPVVLLVHGLYHNRAAWILFRRRLARAGYANARFFSYSSFTRDFDGLRRELSERILDLAAEGDAPVALIGHSLGGLLLRAAVCDERLRGRAACLLTLGSPHRGSSLAHLALGGLGRSLRPGTPLMRGLAVLREPADLPRLALVSPVDNMVLPAENLLPPPGWEVREVAPMSHVAMLYHPEPAELAVDFLKRSLPTVR, from the coding sequence ATGCGCCTGCTGCTCGTCCCCCTCGCGTTCATCCTTCTGGTGGTGGGGCTGACCTATGCCCTGTTCCTGCTGGAGAACCTGCGCTCCGGGCATCTGGCCCGGATGCGCCGCCAGCCTGGGGGCGCGCTCCGGCCGCTGCTGCGCGGGGTGTCCGCGGCCCTGGCCGAGCAGATTCTGCTCGTCGGCAGCTATCCCCTGGGCTGGCTGCCCCCCCGTGAGCGGCGCGCCGGGGGACCGGTGGTGCTCCTGGTCCACGGGCTGTACCACAACCGCGCGGCCTGGATTCTCTTCCGCCGCCGCCTGGCCCGCGCGGGCTATGCGAACGCCCGCTTTTTTTCCTACAGTTCCTTCACCCGGGACTTCGACGGCCTGCGCCGCGAGTTGAGCGAGCGCATCCTGGACCTCGCCGCCGAGGGCGACGCGCCCGTGGCTCTGATCGGCCACAGCCTGGGCGGTCTGCTCCTGCGCGCGGCGGTCTGCGACGAACGCCTGCGCGGCCGGGCGGCCTGTCTCCTGACCCTGGGCTCGCCCCACCGGGGAAGCTCCCTGGCGCACTTGGCCCTGGGCGGCCTGGGCCGGAGCCTGCGGCCCGGAACCCCGCTCATGCGCGGCCTGGCCGTGCTCCGCGAGCCCGCCGATCTGCCCCGCCTGGCCCTGGTCTCGCCGGTGGACAACATGGTCCTGCCCGCCGAAAACCTGCTCCCGCCGCCCGGCTGGGAGGTGCGGGAGGTCGCGCCCATGAGCCACGTGGCCATGCTCTACCATCCCGAACCGGCCGAACTGGCCGTGGATTTCCTGAAACGGAGCCTGCCGACCGTCCGCTAG
- a CDS encoding potassium transporter Kup: MDDRSGSRMTALALGALGVVFGDIGTSPLYAVRECFHGLHAVALSEANVLGVLSLIFWSLLIVVGMKYVTFILRADNHGEGGIFALLALLPSRGSPGDDLGPKVRAAIVLAAVFGSALLYGEGIITPAVSVLSAVEGLSVATSALEPAILPVACVILLGLFLIQKHGTGRIGSLFGPVMILWFLTIGGLGLLHICQAPLILEAVNPLHAARFFRDNGLHGMVVLGSVVLCITGCEALYADMGHFGRRAIRLSWSGLVLPALLLNYFGQGALLLTSPSAAANPFFLMAPTALLYPLVALATVATIIASQAMISGAFSLTQQAIQLGYCPRMRIVHTSGQERGQIYIPVVNYAIMFGCLGLVLFFRESSRLAGAYGIAVTATMTITSIAYFLVSTGRWRWKPYKAALLVALFLLFDGSFLGANLLKLVDGGWITLTIALCISLLMSTWKRGRSELAAKSKASRLPIDIFIGDVGTFKPHRVPGTAVFMTLNDQGTPVTLLHHFKHNKALHETVLLLTIRSANAPTVPESERVGITPLGHGFYRIIARYGFMETPHVPEVLRLARERGVSADPAVTTFFLGHETILPSGPARMREWRKRLFAFMSRNAGRPTTFFGIPPSRTVELGSMVEL, encoded by the coding sequence ATGGATGATCGAAGCGGCTCACGCATGACGGCCCTGGCCCTCGGGGCCCTGGGCGTGGTCTTCGGAGACATCGGCACGAGCCCCCTGTACGCCGTGCGCGAATGCTTCCACGGCCTGCATGCCGTCGCGCTCAGCGAGGCCAACGTCCTGGGCGTGCTCTCGCTCATCTTCTGGTCCCTGCTCATCGTGGTGGGGATGAAATACGTGACTTTCATCCTGCGCGCCGACAACCACGGCGAGGGCGGCATCTTCGCCCTCCTGGCCCTGCTCCCGTCGCGCGGCTCTCCGGGCGACGACCTGGGGCCCAAGGTGCGCGCGGCCATCGTGCTGGCGGCGGTGTTCGGCTCGGCCCTGCTCTACGGCGAGGGCATCATCACCCCGGCCGTGTCCGTTCTCTCGGCCGTGGAGGGCCTCTCCGTGGCCACCTCCGCCCTGGAGCCCGCGATCCTGCCGGTCGCCTGCGTCATTCTGCTCGGCCTGTTCCTGATCCAGAAACACGGCACCGGCCGCATCGGCAGCCTGTTCGGTCCGGTCATGATTCTCTGGTTCCTGACCATCGGGGGGCTCGGGCTGCTGCACATTTGTCAGGCCCCCCTCATTCTCGAGGCGGTGAACCCTCTGCACGCGGCCCGCTTCTTCCGGGACAACGGGCTGCACGGCATGGTGGTCCTCGGCTCGGTGGTGCTCTGCATCACCGGCTGCGAGGCTCTCTACGCGGACATGGGGCATTTCGGCCGCAGGGCCATCCGCCTGTCCTGGAGCGGCCTTGTTCTGCCCGCGCTCCTGCTGAACTACTTCGGCCAGGGGGCGCTGCTCCTGACCTCGCCATCGGCGGCGGCAAACCCCTTCTTCCTCATGGCTCCGACCGCCCTGCTCTATCCTCTGGTGGCGCTGGCGACCGTGGCCACGATCATCGCCTCCCAGGCGATGATCTCCGGAGCCTTCTCCCTGACCCAACAGGCCATCCAGCTCGGCTACTGCCCGCGCATGCGCATCGTGCACACCTCGGGCCAGGAGCGCGGCCAGATATACATTCCCGTGGTCAACTACGCGATCATGTTCGGCTGCCTGGGGCTGGTGCTCTTCTTCCGGGAGTCCTCGCGCCTGGCCGGGGCATACGGCATTGCGGTCACGGCCACCATGACCATCACGTCCATCGCCTATTTCCTGGTTTCAACGGGGCGCTGGCGCTGGAAACCATACAAGGCGGCGCTGCTGGTGGCCCTGTTCCTCCTCTTCGACGGATCCTTCCTGGGCGCCAACCTGCTCAAACTGGTGGACGGCGGCTGGATCACCCTGACCATCGCCCTCTGCATCAGTCTGCTCATGAGCACCTGGAAGCGCGGCCGCTCGGAACTGGCGGCCAAGTCCAAGGCCAGCCGTCTGCCCATCGACATCTTCATCGGCGACGTGGGCACCTTCAAGCCTCATCGCGTGCCCGGCACGGCCGTGTTCATGACCCTCAACGACCAGGGAACGCCCGTGACCCTGCTGCACCATTTCAAACACAACAAGGCGCTGCACGAAACCGTGCTCCTGCTGACCATCCGCTCGGCCAACGCGCCCACGGTGCCGGAATCAGAACGCGTCGGAATAACGCCCCTGGGCCACGGCTTCTACCGGATCATCGCCCGGTACGGCTTCATGGAAACCCCGCACGTGCCGGAGGTCCTGCGCTTGGCCAGGGAACGGGGCGTCTCGGCCGATCCGGCCGTCACCACCTTCTTCCTCGGGCACGAAACCATCCTGCCCTCGGGTCCGGCCCGCATGCGTGAATGGCGCAAGCGCCTGTTCGCCTTCATGTCCCGCAACGCCGGACGGCCGACCACCTTCTTCGGCATCCCGCCGTCGCGCACCGTGGAACTGGGCTCCATGGTCGAACTCTAG
- a CDS encoding PilZ domain-containing protein, whose protein sequence is MNTAAPGALRPGDRVFLVVSVDPMRDRVDARRAEVLERRPDMLVVGQPDPAVPRSMLGSVLEVAVFPPAPPGESTCALPLGYNARLLRIFPSYPPSGGKGRPVAALGLTPPPSAEGWRPTAIRMRARARISPEDGLTVAVSGREEAELLDISGGGALLSLSGEAAKDKLVKLELIFPDEGRMPLAATIRWTATDPGREGRSLAGVQFKGLTIQESRFLSRLAQQILAPCKTSLKSPGSNKTVPWPTTFKRHG, encoded by the coding sequence ATGAACACCGCCGCGCCCGGAGCCCTGCGTCCCGGCGACCGTGTCTTCCTGGTCGTCTCCGTGGACCCCATGCGCGACCGCGTGGACGCCCGCCGCGCCGAAGTGCTGGAACGGCGGCCGGACATGCTCGTGGTGGGCCAGCCCGATCCGGCCGTGCCCCGCTCCATGCTCGGCTCGGTGCTCGAAGTGGCCGTCTTTCCTCCCGCGCCGCCGGGCGAATCCACCTGCGCCCTGCCCCTGGGCTACAACGCCCGCCTGTTGCGCATCTTCCCCTCCTACCCGCCATCGGGGGGCAAGGGACGCCCCGTGGCCGCCCTGGGGCTGACCCCGCCGCCCTCGGCCGAGGGCTGGCGCCCCACGGCCATCCGCATGCGGGCCCGGGCCCGGATCAGCCCGGAGGACGGGCTGACGGTGGCCGTGAGCGGACGGGAGGAGGCCGAGCTGCTGGACATCTCGGGCGGCGGAGCCCTGCTCTCCCTGAGCGGCGAGGCGGCCAAGGACAAGCTCGTGAAGCTCGAGCTCATCTTCCCGGACGAGGGGCGCATGCCCCTGGCGGCCACCATCCGCTGGACCGCCACCGATCCCGGACGCGAGGGCCGGAGCCTGGCCGGGGTGCAGTTCAAGGGGCTGACCATCCAGGAGTCCCGCTTCCTGTCCCGCCTGGCCCAGCAGATCCTCGCGCCCTGCAAGACCTCCTTGAAAAGCCCGGGGTCGAACAAGACCGTGCCCTGGCCCACCACCTTCAAACGGCATGGATGA
- a CDS encoding flagellar motor protein MotB has translation MPENKTIIIKKINKIEGGAHGGSWKVAYADFVTAMMAFFLLMWLINMTPPEKKEQLAGYFKEFSLFDKGGKRPMFMEEAGQPIPMKVERGADNKPVASVTVTDAERAQEELASGLRKEIEDRLSDIKDQVMVDTFEGGVRVQIMHKDGHPIFEKGSFSFTPEGQRALEAVAEHIKGLSNKFAVEGHTDSANYADSRYTNWELSTARASSARLLLERFGVSQDRLVRVAGYAASQPLIKGNPADPRNRRISVLLYRDDKATGTAPAGPPPPPEVNIPQNQQAPKPVLPANVPANAPANASGATARP, from the coding sequence ATGCCTGAAAACAAGACCATCATCATCAAGAAGATCAACAAGATCGAAGGCGGCGCCCACGGCGGAAGCTGGAAGGTGGCCTACGCCGACTTCGTGACCGCGATGATGGCCTTCTTCCTGCTCATGTGGCTCATCAACATGACCCCGCCCGAGAAGAAGGAACAGCTCGCTGGATACTTCAAGGAATTCAGCCTGTTCGACAAGGGCGGCAAGCGTCCCATGTTCATGGAGGAGGCGGGCCAGCCGATCCCGATGAAGGTCGAGCGCGGGGCGGACAACAAGCCGGTCGCCTCGGTGACGGTCACGGACGCGGAGCGCGCCCAGGAGGAACTGGCCAGCGGCCTGCGCAAGGAGATCGAGGACCGCCTCTCCGACATCAAGGACCAGGTGATGGTGGACACCTTCGAGGGCGGCGTGCGCGTCCAGATCATGCACAAGGACGGCCACCCCATCTTCGAGAAGGGCAGCTTCTCCTTCACCCCCGAGGGCCAGCGGGCCCTAGAGGCCGTGGCCGAGCACATCAAGGGCCTGTCCAACAAGTTCGCCGTGGAGGGCCACACCGACTCGGCGAACTACGCCGACTCCCGCTATACGAACTGGGAGCTGTCCACGGCCCGGGCCTCCTCCGCGCGCCTGCTCCTGGAGCGCTTCGGCGTGTCCCAGGACCGGCTCGTGCGCGTGGCGGGCTACGCGGCCAGCCAGCCGCTCATCAAGGGCAACCCCGCCGATCCGCGCAACCGCCGCATCAGCGTCCTGCTCTACCGCGACGACAAGGCCACCGGGACCGCCCCCGCCGGGCCGCCCCCGCCGCCGGAAGTGAACATCCCCCAAAACCAGCAGGCCCCCAAGCCGGTCCTGCCGGCCAACGTGCCGGCCAACGCCCCGGCCAACGCCTCCGGCGCGACGGCCCGCCCCTGA
- the motA gene encoding flagellar motor stator protein MotA, translating to MFAIVGMVVVLGAVIGGYLMEHGNLSVLFQPAEVVIIGGAALGSLLISAPLKVVIEIFKNLVGVLTGKDPEKKDYVEILMVLYDLLGMARREGVIAIESHVNAPDKSTIFSRFPSVLKNHEVRDFICDNFKTFMAAGMEPHELEALMDIDIESHHAHAMHPPHYLNRTADSLPGLGIVAAVLGVVLTMGKISEPPEVLGHSIGAALVGTFLGILACYGFLGPLAANMENKAKTKDAMLRVVRAAMIAFALGWPPPMALEAARRAIPSGERPSFEEVEEILKQARKQG from the coding sequence ATGTTCGCCATCGTCGGAATGGTCGTGGTCCTGGGAGCCGTCATCGGCGGCTACCTCATGGAGCACGGCAACCTGAGCGTGCTCTTCCAGCCCGCCGAGGTGGTCATCATCGGCGGCGCGGCCCTGGGTTCGCTGCTCATCTCGGCCCCGCTCAAGGTGGTCATCGAGATCTTCAAGAACCTGGTGGGCGTCCTCACCGGCAAGGATCCGGAGAAGAAGGACTATGTGGAAATCCTCATGGTCCTCTACGATCTCCTGGGCATGGCCCGCCGCGAGGGCGTCATCGCCATCGAGTCCCACGTCAACGCCCCGGACAAGAGCACCATCTTCTCGCGCTTCCCGAGCGTGCTCAAGAACCACGAGGTGCGGGACTTCATCTGCGACAACTTCAAGACGTTCATGGCCGCGGGCATGGAGCCCCACGAGCTGGAAGCGCTCATGGACATCGACATCGAGTCCCACCACGCCCACGCCATGCACCCGCCGCACTACCTGAACCGCACCGCCGACTCCCTGCCCGGCCTCGGCATCGTGGCCGCGGTGCTCGGCGTGGTCCTGACCATGGGCAAGATCAGCGAACCGCCCGAGGTGCTGGGCCACAGCATCGGCGCGGCCCTGGTGGGCACCTTCCTCGGCATCCTGGCCTGCTACGGCTTCCTCGGCCCGCTGGCGGCCAACATGGAGAACAAGGCCAAGACCAAGGACGCCATGCTCCGGGTGGTCCGGGCGGCCATGATCGCCTTCGCCCTCGGCTGGCCCCCGCCCATGGCCCTGGAGGCCGCGCGCCGGGCCATTCCCAGTGGCGAGCGCCCCTCCTTCGAGGAAGTGGAGGAAATCCTCAAGCAGGCCCGCAAGCAGGGCTGA
- a CDS encoding response regulator, translated as MGMLDGFRDMDFLDQITLLNEITGSKDIAALPGLLDLLRRPLGDTSIDYMVVNALNAVLSQHEAKAVEGLASGHVGYRTLCIRVIGEYGFTSAAPVLTSLGEAETDPEQVLEILTALARLRDQVSLPLFRAHLANPDAFTSALCIEMLGAMGDEASIPPLMEIVQGNEADEAFERCEVTTWKAVEALAAFGTQETLAFLVDRLHHKNPTVRRIITDTLVQVGEPAVPLLGARLESGDTDEKILSANLLGFIGHRKGADILVGAVDRGLAKDPNVRYAVYEALGRIGTMKGLICLMDGVNEKDELILMAVVMGLERHVSPGMIKALTALLTKANEQSDRLAKALIASKALRLFDALYEFEGAAAALIDALAESRDHEVIAAFREKLEEIGGERAEDDLDRLPRAETSARKALAADDSRSMLALHRAILTDLGFEPLTAANGHEAYAFIEAGEPVEVVVTDMNMPVMDGMELVERLRATEGYENVPVIMVTTESEASQRNLAEKSGVTAFITKPFQPEALKAKIQEVLGG; from the coding sequence ATGGGCATGCTTGACGGCTTCCGCGACATGGATTTTCTCGACCAGATCACCTTGCTGAACGAGATCACGGGCAGCAAGGACATCGCCGCCCTGCCCGGCCTTCTGGACCTGCTCCGACGGCCCCTGGGCGACACCTCCATCGACTACATGGTGGTCAACGCCCTCAACGCCGTGCTCTCCCAGCACGAGGCCAAGGCCGTGGAAGGGCTGGCCTCCGGCCATGTCGGCTACCGGACCCTGTGCATCCGCGTCATCGGCGAATACGGCTTCACCTCCGCCGCGCCGGTGCTCACCTCCCTGGGCGAAGCCGAGACCGACCCCGAGCAGGTCCTGGAAATCCTCACCGCGCTCGCCCGGCTCCGCGACCAGGTCTCCCTGCCCCTGTTCCGCGCGCACCTCGCCAACCCGGACGCCTTCACCTCGGCCCTGTGCATCGAAATGCTCGGGGCCATGGGCGACGAGGCCTCCATCCCCCCGCTCATGGAGATCGTCCAGGGCAACGAGGCCGACGAGGCCTTCGAGCGCTGCGAGGTGACCACCTGGAAGGCCGTGGAGGCCCTGGCCGCCTTCGGCACGCAGGAGACCCTGGCCTTCCTGGTGGACCGGCTGCACCACAAGAACCCCACGGTGCGCCGGATCATCACCGACACCCTGGTGCAGGTCGGAGAACCCGCCGTGCCCCTCCTGGGCGCGCGGCTGGAGTCCGGCGACACGGACGAGAAGATCCTCTCCGCCAACCTCCTGGGCTTCATCGGCCACCGGAAGGGCGCGGACATCCTGGTGGGGGCCGTGGATCGGGGCCTGGCCAAGGACCCCAACGTCCGCTACGCGGTGTACGAGGCCCTGGGCCGCATCGGCACCATGAAGGGCCTGATCTGCCTCATGGACGGCGTGAACGAGAAGGACGAGCTGATCCTCATGGCCGTGGTCATGGGCCTGGAGCGGCACGTGAGTCCGGGCATGATCAAGGCCCTCACCGCCCTCCTGACCAAGGCCAACGAGCAGAGCGACCGGCTGGCCAAGGCCCTGATCGCCTCCAAGGCCCTGCGGCTGTTCGACGCGCTCTACGAGTTCGAGGGCGCGGCCGCGGCCCTGATCGACGCCCTGGCCGAGTCGCGGGACCACGAGGTCATCGCGGCCTTCCGCGAGAAGCTGGAGGAGATCGGCGGGGAGCGGGCCGAGGACGACCTGGACCGCCTGCCCCGGGCCGAGACGAGCGCGCGCAAGGCCCTGGCCGCCGACGACTCCCGCTCCATGCTGGCCCTGCACCGGGCCATCCTCACGGACCTGGGCTTCGAGCCGCTCACGGCGGCCAACGGCCACGAGGCCTACGCCTTCATCGAGGCCGGGGAGCCCGTGGAGGTGGTCGTCACGGACATGAACATGCCGGTCATGGACGGCATGGAGCTGGTGGAGCGCCTGCGCGCCACCGAGGGCTACGAGAACGTGCCCGTGATCATGGTCACCACCGAGTCCGAGGCCTCCCAGCGCAATCTGGCGGAAAAGTCAGGCGTGACGGCCTTCATCACCAAGCCGTTCCAGCCCGAGGCCCTCAAGGCGAAAATTCAGGAAGTCCTGGGCGGCTGA
- a CDS encoding chemotaxis protein CheX translates to MDVELAKPFIKAAINVISTMAFITPQADKPFVKKNNVAQGDVTGLVGLTGEKNGSVSLSFSRDCAVAIVKSMLGDDIGDIMSDVRDAVGEITNMVSGQARAGLAEKGMVFQGSTPSVIMGDGHTISHMAKTPIMAIPFHTEHGGFTIEFCFE, encoded by the coding sequence ATGGATGTCGAACTGGCCAAACCCTTCATCAAGGCCGCCATCAACGTCATCTCCACCATGGCCTTCATCACGCCCCAGGCCGACAAGCCGTTCGTGAAGAAGAACAACGTGGCCCAGGGCGACGTCACCGGCCTGGTGGGCCTCACGGGCGAGAAGAACGGCAGCGTGTCCCTCTCCTTCTCCCGCGACTGCGCCGTGGCCATCGTCAAGTCCATGCTCGGGGACGACATCGGCGACATCATGAGCGACGTCCGCGACGCCGTGGGCGAGATCACGAACATGGTCTCGGGTCAGGCCCGCGCCGGGCTGGCCGAAAAGGGCATGGTCTTCCAGGGCTCCACGCCCTCGGTGATCATGGGCGACGGACACACCATCTCGCACATGGCCAAGACCCCGATCATGGCCATCCCCTTCCACACCGAGCACGGCGGCTTCACCATCGAATTCTGTTTCGAATAG
- a CDS encoding MFS transporter, with protein sequence MRENSESRLSAALPALCFVSTLYLLSFLSRTILAPLLPAVRAELGLGHAASGELYLLLGGGIALGLLSNSLVACLADHRRAAGLSALSTGAALLWAAASGDMASFRCALFAVGLGAGLYLPSGVAIVTATVRPPDWGKALALHELAPNLSFTLAPLLAEAMLRWFSWRAGLGALGVLEIAAGLAFLAGRLGAGLRGRSPRPGVLRGLVREPAFWAVVCAFGLAVSASFGTYSMSTLYMVDRGVPRPQANGFLSLARLAALLAALGAGWVTDRLGPFATLRAYFLGMGAALAALGLAPTGAMPVVLVVEAVCSVFFFPACVAALSRTFPGEMRSLTLSLAVPLGLAVGLGGVPVALGAFGDAGVFGLGFVLLGGLVLCGLALPRFLRPRLAGTGERG encoded by the coding sequence ATGCGCGAGAATTCCGAATCGAGACTATCCGCCGCCCTGCCCGCGCTGTGCTTCGTGAGCACGCTCTACCTGCTCAGCTTCCTCTCCCGGACCATCCTGGCCCCGCTGCTGCCCGCGGTGCGCGCCGAGCTGGGCCTGGGCCACGCGGCCTCCGGGGAACTCTATCTTCTGCTCGGCGGGGGCATCGCCCTGGGGCTGCTCTCCAACAGCCTGGTCGCCTGCCTGGCCGACCACCGCCGCGCGGCGGGCCTCTCCGCCCTGTCCACGGGCGCGGCCCTGCTCTGGGCCGCCGCCTCCGGCGACATGGCCTCCTTCCGTTGCGCCCTTTTCGCCGTGGGCCTGGGCGCGGGCCTCTATCTGCCCTCGGGCGTGGCCATCGTCACCGCCACGGTCCGGCCGCCGGACTGGGGCAAGGCCCTGGCCCTGCACGAGCTGGCCCCGAACCTGAGCTTCACCCTGGCCCCGCTCCTGGCCGAGGCCATGCTCCGCTGGTTTTCCTGGCGCGCGGGCCTCGGCGCGCTGGGCGTCCTGGAGATCGCGGCCGGGCTGGCCTTTCTGGCCGGACGCCTGGGCGCCGGGTTGCGCGGCCGCTCCCCCAGGCCCGGGGTGCTGCGGGGGCTCGTGCGCGAACCGGCCTTCTGGGCCGTGGTCTGCGCCTTCGGACTGGCCGTGTCGGCCAGCTTCGGAACCTATTCCATGTCCACGCTGTACATGGTGGACCGGGGCGTTCCCCGACCGCAGGCCAACGGGTTCCTGAGCCTGGCCCGGCTGGCGGCCCTGCTGGCGGCCCTGGGCGCGGGCTGGGTCACGGACCGCCTGGGCCCCTTCGCCACGCTGCGGGCCTACTTCCTGGGCATGGGCGCGGCCCTGGCCGCCCTGGGGCTGGCCCCCACCGGGGCCATGCCCGTGGTCCTGGTGGTCGAGGCGGTCTGTTCGGTGTTCTTTTTCCCGGCCTGCGTGGCGGCCCTGTCGCGGACCTTTCCCGGCGAGATGCGCAGCCTGACCCTCTCCCTGGCCGTGCCCCTGGGCTTGGCCGTGGGCCTGGGCGGCGTGCCCGTGGCCCTGGGCGCGTTCGGCGACGCCGGAGTCTTCGGCCTGGGCTTCGTCCTCCTGGGCGGGCTGGTGCTCTGCGGGCTGGCCCTGCCGCGTTTCCTGCGGCCGCGTCTTGCCGGAACGGGCGAAAGGGGATAG